The following coding sequences lie in one Sorex araneus isolate mSorAra2 chromosome 4, mSorAra2.pri, whole genome shotgun sequence genomic window:
- the IP6K2 gene encoding inositol hexakisphosphate kinase 2 isoform X1, with translation MSPAFRAMDVEPRTKGVLLEPFVHQVGGHSCVLRFNETTLCKPLVPREHQFYETLPAEMRKFTPQYKGVVSVRFEEDEDRNLCLIAYPLKGDHGTVDSVDNSDCEPKSKLLRWTNKKHHVLETEKAPKDWVRQHRKEEKLKSHKLEEEFEWLKKSEVLYYSVEKKGNISSQLKHYNPWSMKCHQQQLQRMKENAKHRNQYKFILLENLTSRYEVPCVLDLKMGTRQHGDDASEEKAANQIRKCQQSTSAVIGVRVCGMQVYQAGSGQLMFMNKYHGRKLSVQGFKEALFQFFHNGRYLRRELLGPVLKKLAELKAVLERQESYRFYSSSLLVIYDGKELPEVALDSDAEDLEDLSEESADESAAAYAYKPLGASSVDVRMIDFAHTTCRLYGEDRVVHEGQDAGYIFGLQSLIDIVTEISEESGE, from the exons ATGAGCCCAGCCTTCAGGGCCATGGATGTGGAGCCCCGAACCAAGGGTGTCCTCTTGGAGCCCTTTGTCCACCAAGTTGGGGGACACTCCTGCGTACTCCGCTTCAACGAGACGACCCTGTGCAAGCCCCTGGTCCCGAGGGAACACCAGTTCTACGAGACCCTCCCAGCTGAGATGCGCAAATTCACACCTCAGTACAAAG GTGTGGTCTCTGTGCGCTTTGAGGAAGATGAAGACAGAAACTTGTGTTTAATAGCATATCCGTTAAAAGGGGACCATGGAACTGTGGATAGTGTAGACAATTCAGACTGTGAACCAAAAAGTAAGCTCCTGAGGTGGACGAACAAAAAACATCACGTCCTAGAAACAGAAAAGGCCCCCAAGGACTGGGTGAGGCAGCACCGGAAAGAGGAGAAGCTGAAGAG CCATAAGTTAGAAGAAGAATTTGAGTGGCTGAAGAAATCTGAAGTCTTATACTACAGCGtagagaaaaagggaaatataAGTTCCCAGCTTAAACACTATAACCCTTGGAGTATGAAGTGTCACCAACAACAGTTACAGAGAATGAAGGAAAATGCCAAGCATCGTAACCAATACA AATTTATCTTACTGGAGAACCTAACTTCCCGCTATGAGGTGCCTTGTGTCCTGGACCTCAAGATGGGGACACGCCAGCATGGTGATGATGCTTCTGAGGAGAAGGCAGCCAACCAGATCCGCAAATGCCAGCAGAGCACCTCTGCGGTCAtcggtgtgcgtgtgtgtggcatGCAG GTGTATCAGGCAGGCAGTGGGCAGCTCATGTTCATGAACAAGTACCATGGACGGAAGCTGTCTGTGCAAGGCTTCAAGGAGGCGCTTTTCCAGTTCTTCCACAACGGACGGTACCTGCGCCGTGAGCTCCTTGGCCCTGTGCTTAAGAAGCTGGCTGAGCTCAAGGCAGTGTTGGAGCGACAGGAGTCCTACCGCTTCTACTCGAGTTCCCTGCTGGTCATCTATGATGGCAAGGAGCTGCCGGAGGTGGCCCTGGACTCAGATGCTGAGGACTTAGAGGACCTATCAGAGGAGTCAGCCGATGAGTCTGCTGCTGCCTATGCCTACAAGCCCCTGGGTGCCAGCTCAGTGGACGTGCGCATGATCGATTTTGCACACACCACATGCAGGCTCTATGGCGAGGACCGCGTGGTGCATGAGGGCCAGGATGCTGGCTACATCTTTGGGCTCCAGAGCCTGATAGACATTGTCACAGAGATCAGTGAGGAAAGTGGAGAGTGA
- the IP6K2 gene encoding inositol hexakisphosphate kinase 2 isoform X2, with the protein MSPAFRAMDVEPRTKGVLLEPFVHQVGGHSCVLRFNETTLCKPLVPREHQFYETLPAEMRKFTPQYKGQSQRLFVSWPPLPPFCPWFFPP; encoded by the exons ATGAGCCCAGCCTTCAGGGCCATGGATGTGGAGCCCCGAACCAAGGGTGTCCTCTTGGAGCCCTTTGTCCACCAAGTTGGGGGACACTCCTGCGTACTCCGCTTCAACGAGACGACCCTGTGCAAGCCCCTGGTCCCGAGGGAACACCAGTTCTACGAGACCCTCCCAGCTGAGATGCGCAAATTCACACCTCAGTACAAAG gaCAAAGCCAAAGGCTCTTTGTTAGCTGGCCGCCCCTGCCCCCTTTTTGCCCTTGGTTCTTTCCCCCGTGA